A single window of Narcine bancroftii isolate sNarBan1 chromosome 13, sNarBan1.hap1, whole genome shotgun sequence DNA harbors:
- the LOC138748058 gene encoding uncharacterized protein, giving the protein MLLTTLRQPRHSMTILVALARTVLAEITIPGTFTNRDIWMINLTFVHYTTIHHLQISLFNVVLVTFATNTMVVWTQSYYGGPLPPNSNTDRHDLDLLQDLLTCWAWTGHLICHVLRCLFQLQEKWKQNTAMKFQQMVGLTRLYGVIGYITDTNTPECSKALQKIMDRDQDVATIENICREHCCEAGPVAAHSVLPQEVPQPLLELRAPELAVVGLRLGPEAVAVEHAGIIEARHHGTDSFGGTPLRAKTARPPHLLGLPLASGSRPADDWSGAAVRQGKAMARRWSGSDVGRSCLADNWSRVGAERMEAEMSSGVWYSCPGKKVLAIHPLIILKTSINSPLFIQHSKKKSPSSANLASRLFSSPGNILCFELRAQSPVMRWWRLASGEPKQTVTLPPLL; this is encoded by the exons ATGTTGCTCACAACGTTGCGGCAGCCACGACACTCTATGACAATCCTGGTGGCCTTGGCTCGCACAGTGCTTGCTGAGATCACAATTCCTGGGACCTTCACCAACCGAGACATCTG GATGATCAACCTCACTTTTGTGCATTACACTACAatccatcatctgcaaatttccttgtttAACGTTGTGTTGGTTACTTTTGCAACAAACACAATGGTGGTGTGGACACAGTCCTACTATGGAGGGCCCTTACCACCCAATTCTAATACCGACAGG CATGACCTGGATCTCCTGCAGGATCTCCTCACCTGCTGGGCGTGGACGGGTCACCTCATCTGCCACGTCCTGCGCTGCCTCTTCCAGCTACAGGAAAAATGGAAGCAAAACACAGCCATGAAATTCCAGCAGATGGTGGGCCTCACCAGG ttgtatGGTGTTATTGGCTACATCacagacaccaatacccctgagtgtagtAAGGCCCTGCAAAAGATCATGGATAGAGACCAGGACGttgccaccattgagaacatctgcagggaacactgct GTGAAGCCGGACCGGTCGCTGCCCACTCGGTACTGCCGCAGGAAGTCCCGCAGCCGCTTCTTGAGCTGCGAGCGCCGGAGCTGGCCGTCGTCGGCCTGCGGCTCGGGCCCGAAGCTGTCGCTGTAGAACACGCCGGCATCATCGAAGCCCGACATCACGGAACCGACTCATTCGGCGGCACCCCGCTTCGCGCCAAAACCGCTCGCCCGCCCCACCTCCTCGGACTCCCATTGGCCTCGGGTTCGAGGCCGGCCGACGATTGGTCGGGCGCCGCCGTCCGTCAAGGAAAAGCGATGGCGCGACGCTGGAGCGGAAGTGACGTAGGCCGAAGCTGTCTGGCGGACAACTGGAGTCGCGTCGGTGCAGAGAGGATGGAAGCTGAG atgtcctctggtgtttggtattcctgccctgggaaaaaggtgctggctatccaccctctcataatcttgaaaacCTCGATTAACTCTCCTCTCTTCATTCagcactccaaaaagaaaagtcctagctctgctaatcttgcctcaagacttttttccagtccaggcaatatcctg TGTTTCGAACTGCGTGCTCAGTCTCCTGTGATGCGCTGGTGGCGGCTGGCATCTGGGGAACCAAAACAAACCGTGACGCTACCACCTCTTCTCTGA